One Pseudomonas sp. MM213 genomic window, CGCTGTTTCTCGATGAAATCGAAAGCATGCCGCTGGCCCAGCAGGTGAAATTGCTGCGGGTACTGCAAGAGCAAAAGCTGGAGCGCTTGGGTTCCAATCAGAGCATTCGCGTGGATTTGCGCATCATCGCTGCGACCAAACCGGATTTGCTGGACGAGGCGCGGGCCGGGCGTTTTCGCGAGGATCTGGCCTATCGGCTGAACGTCGCCGAGTTGCGCTTGCCGCCGTTGCGTGATCGACGCGAAGACATTCCATTGTTGTTCGAGTCGTTTGCGCACAGGGCTGCCGAGCGGCTGGGTCGCACGTTTGCGCCGCTGAGCGGCCCGCAGTTGAGCCATCTGTTGAGCCACGACTGGCCGGGCAATGTGCGCGAACTGGCGAACGTGGCCGAACGGCAAGTGCTGGGGCTGGAAGAGCCCACGCCTGCGGGCATCGATCCGGGGCAGTCGCTGGCAGCGCAGCAGGAAGCGTTCGAAGCGCATTGCCTGCGCGCGGCGTTGACGCGGCACAAGGGCGATGTGAAAGCGGTGCTTGAAGAGCTGCAACTGCCGCGCCGTACGTTCAATGAAAAGATGCAGCGGCATGGCTTGACCCGAGAGATGTTCCTCTAAAAGCCAACACAAACCCTGTAGGAGCGAGGCTTGCCCGCGAAGAAGTCAGCGCGGTCTACCTGAAACACCGCATTATCGTTCTTCGCGGGCGAGCCTCGCTCCTACAGGATCGCGAACATGCGCGGATTTTCGCTCGTTGCTTCGCAAACCATAAGCGGATTTCCGCTCATCCAAACCTCAACCCCCCTCTAAACCGGCCCTCCCCCGTTGGCACAGCTCCTGCTATAGCCCCTGCAGGCTGCGTTTAAACGCGCTCCACAAAAACAATTAAACGAAGGATCCTTCAATGGATAACTCCAACGCCCTGCCCCTTGGGTCGGCTGCCGTGCCGGTCAAAGAAAGAACCACCGCCAGTCGTATCAAATCGATCTTCAGCGGTTCGGTCGGCAACATGGTCGAGTGGTACGACTGGTACGTCTATGCCGCCTTCTCCCTGTATTTCGCCAAAGCGTTTTTCCCCAAAGGCGACACCACCGCACAATTGCTGAATACCGCCGCGATCTTCGCCGTGGGCTTCCTGATGCGCCCGATCGGTGGCTGGCTGATGGGCCTCTACGCCGACAAGGCCGGGCGTAAACGCGCATTGATGGCCTCGGTGTACCTGATGTGCTTCGGCTCGCTGCTGATTGCCCTGAGCCCCGGTTATGAAACCATCGGCATCGGCGCGCCGATCCTGCTGGTGTTCGCCCGTCTGCTGCAAGGCCTGTCGGTCGGTGGCGAATACGGCACCTCGGCCACCTACCTCAGCGAAATGGCGACCAAGGAGCGTCGCGGTTTCTACTCCAGCTTCCAGTACGTGACCCTGATCTCTGGCCAGCTCATCGCGCTGGCGGTGCTGATCGTGTTGCAACAAGTGCTGACCACCGAAGAGCTGTACGCGTGGGGCTGGCGTATTCCGTTCGCCATCGGCGCGCTGTGTGCCGTGGTCGCGCTTTACCTGCGCCGTGGCATGGAAGAGACCGAGTCGTTCACCAAGGTCAAGAAAGAGAAAAAAGAAAGCGCCATGCGCACGCTGATGCGCCATCCCAAGGAACTGATGACCGTGGTCGGCCTGACCATGGGCGGCACCCTGGCGTTCTACACCTACACCACGTACATGCAGAAATACCTGGTGAACACCGTCGGCATGAGCATCTCCGACTCCACCACCATTTCCGCTGCCACGCTGTTCCTGTTCATGTGCCTGCAACCGATCATCGGCGGGCTCTCGGACAAGGTCGGTCGTCGGCCGATCCTGATTGCCTTCGGCATCCTCGGCACGCTGTTCACCGTGCCGATCCTCACCACCCTGCACACCATCCAGTCGTGGTGGGGCGCGTTCTTCCTGATCATGGCGGCGCTGATCATCGTCAGCGGCTACACCTCGATCAACGCCGTGGTGAAAGCCGAGCTGTTCCCAACCGAAATCCGCGCCCTGGGCGTTGGCCTGCCGTACGCCCTGACCGTGTCGATCTTCGGCGGCACCGCTGAATACATCGCGCTGTGGTTCAAGAGCATTGGCATGGAAACCGGTTACTACTGGTATGTCACCGCGTGTATTGCCGTGTCGTTGCTGGTGTACATCACCATGAAAGACACCCGCAAACATTCGCGGATCGAGACGGACTAAGCTCGTCAGCGCAACAAAAAAATGGGGCAGACCTTAGCGGGTCTGCCCCATTTTTCATTGAATAAACACAATCCCCCTGTAGGAGCCGGCTTGCTGGCGATGGTGTGTCAGACACAGTGATGTTGACTGACACACCATCGCCAGCAAGCCGGCTCCTACAAGGGATTGCGTGCGCTGGAAATTATGGGGGCATCCTTGCACTATGAACGCCACACCAACAGGAATCCCTTCATGCCCGACGACATCCACTACTACGAACCCGCCAACGGCCACGGTCTGCCGCATGACCCGTTCAATGCCATCGTCGGCCCGCGCCCCATCGGCTGGATTTCTTCGCAGGATGCCGACGGCCGCCTGAACCTGGCGCCCTACAGTTTCTTCAACGCGTTCAACTACATTCCACCAATCATTGGATTTTCCAGCGTCGGACGCAAAGACAGCCTGAACAACATCGAACAGACCGGCGAGTTCGCCTGGAACCTGGCAACCCGGCCGCTGGCCGAGCAGATGAACCAGAGCTGCGCGATGGTCGGGCCGGAGGTCAACGAGTTCGAGTTGTCCGGGCTGACGCCCGTCGCGTCGAAAATCATTCAGGTGCCACGGGTCGCCGAAAGCCCGGTGTCCTTCGAGTGCAAGGTCACGCAGATCATCCAGTTGCAGCGCGCCGACGGCAACGTGGTGCCGAGCTGGCTGATTCTCGGCGAAGTGGTCGCCGTGCACATCGCCAAATGGCTGTTGAAGGACGGGGTGTACGACACCGCCGCGGCAGAACCGATTCTGCGCGGTGGCGGACCAGCGGATTACTTTCAACTGGGCCCGGAGGCCTTGTTCAAGATGTTCCGCCCGGGAGCGGTCAGGTAATTACCAGATCAGCTCGCCGTCTTCGCCGACGCCCTTGAGGTGCGTCAGTTGCAGGGCGGCAGCTTCGTCCGCTTCTTTGGCGGTCTTGAACGTCTGGTCTTCCAGCAATTTGTTGAAGCGCGGTGCGCCCGAGCCACCGATGGCTTTGGTGGCAATCGCCGCATAGTAACCGCCCTCGCGGGGCACTACGGCGGATACGGCTTCGAAGGTTTCAAAGGCTTTGCGTGCCATGTCGCGGATCCTGGCTGATTGAGAATGGCGTCATTAAACCCTCAACCCGCCAGTTTGTGTACCCGCGACCGGGACTGCCACTGCGCCTGGGCCGCCGACACGTCCTTGAAGGTATGGAAATCCAGGCTGTTGACCACCAGCTCTTGCACCAGCTCAGCGAAAATATCCATGGCCGGCGTGCTGAAATAGGCCGTCATGGCTTGCTGATGGGTCCAGAAACCGGACACCAGCCACAATTCCGGATCGCACTGCGAATGCTGCAGGGAAAAACTCAGGCAGCCAGGCGCGGTGCGCGACGGCTCGATCAAGGCGCTGAGGCGCGCACCGAGTTCCGCCGAACACCCGGCGCGGGCCCGGACGAAGGCCATATGACTGACGGGGATCTGCTTAGACATGTTCAACCCTCCCAGGTACTCGAGTGGCAGCCGTGGGACGGGCTGCGACAGGATCCAAGATTAAGCCCCTGCACGCCGCCCCGTTAGTCGATTCCTGCCGGCTTGTTGCACAATCCTGCGAGGCTGCATTCGGTACCTGTAACAATGTGTGAATACTGTCACAGGTCTGAAACACGAGGTTCGAGCAAGTTTTCCCTGCCACGGACTGCCCTGGCAGCACACCTCTTCAACCCCGTGCAGAATCAGGCAAGCTTTTCGCAGGATGTGTCTACCGCTGTGCCTTGCACAAATTTAAGCTCAGCTCATTCCCATTGCTTCGCCGAGGATGCCCTGCATGTCGTCGCTCGATCACTTTCAAGCCCCGCTGGACGCCGACATGGAGAAACAGCGCGCGGAACTGGCCGCCATCATCCGTCGCAACACGATGGAGGATGGCACTTATGCCACTGCCGTCGCCTCGCTGTTCATGGGCAAACACAGCCAGTCCCATGAATTCGCCCCGGTGCTGGCGCAACCGGCGTTGTGCATCATGGCGCAGGGGCGCAAAGAGGTCAGACTGGCCGACGAATACTTCAATTACGACCCGCTGAATTACCTGGTGGTGTCGGTCTCCATGCCCCTGAGCGGGCGGATAGTGAACGTCACCTCTGAAGAACCGATCCTCTCGGTGCGGCTGGACATTGATCCGGCGGAAATCACCGCGTTGATTGCCGACGCCGGTCCTTTGGGCGTGCCGACCCGCCCCACCGGTCGCGGTTTGTATGTCGAACGGATCGACACCGCGATGCTCGATGCCGTGTTGCGCCTGGCGCGATTGCTGGACACACCGAAAGACATCGCCATGCTCGCACCGTTGATTCGTCGGGAGATTCTCTATCGGTTGTTGCGCAGTCAGCAGGGCCATCGCTTGTATGAGATCGCGATTGCCAACAGCCAGAGCCACCGCATCAGCCAGGCGATCAAATGGCTCAACGGCAATTATGAGCAACCGCTGCGCATTGATGATCTGGCCAAGGAAGTGAATCTGAGCGTGTCGACCTTGCATCACCGGTTCAAGGCGATGACGGCGATGAGTCCGTTGCAGTATCAGAAGCAACTGCGCTTGCAGGAAGCGCGGCGGTTGATGCTGGCCGAAGGGCTGGAAGCGTCGGCGGCGGGGTATCGCGTCGGATATGAAAGCCCGTCGCAGTTCA contains:
- a CDS encoding AraC family transcriptional regulator gives rise to the protein MSSLDHFQAPLDADMEKQRAELAAIIRRNTMEDGTYATAVASLFMGKHSQSHEFAPVLAQPALCIMAQGRKEVRLADEYFNYDPLNYLVVSVSMPLSGRIVNVTSEEPILSVRLDIDPAEITALIADAGPLGVPTRPTGRGLYVERIDTAMLDAVLRLARLLDTPKDIAMLAPLIRREILYRLLRSQQGHRLYEIAIANSQSHRISQAIKWLNGNYEQPLRIDDLAKEVNLSVSTLHHRFKAMTAMSPLQYQKQLRLQEARRLMLAEGLEASAAGYRVGYESPSQFSREYSRLFGAPPLRDLARLRLTV
- a CDS encoding MFS transporter: MDNSNALPLGSAAVPVKERTTASRIKSIFSGSVGNMVEWYDWYVYAAFSLYFAKAFFPKGDTTAQLLNTAAIFAVGFLMRPIGGWLMGLYADKAGRKRALMASVYLMCFGSLLIALSPGYETIGIGAPILLVFARLLQGLSVGGEYGTSATYLSEMATKERRGFYSSFQYVTLISGQLIALAVLIVLQQVLTTEELYAWGWRIPFAIGALCAVVALYLRRGMEETESFTKVKKEKKESAMRTLMRHPKELMTVVGLTMGGTLAFYTYTTYMQKYLVNTVGMSISDSTTISAATLFLFMCLQPIIGGLSDKVGRRPILIAFGILGTLFTVPILTTLHTIQSWWGAFFLIMAALIIVSGYTSINAVVKAELFPTEIRALGVGLPYALTVSIFGGTAEYIALWFKSIGMETGYYWYVTACIAVSLLVYITMKDTRKHSRIETD
- a CDS encoding putative quinol monooxygenase; the protein is MSKQIPVSHMAFVRARAGCSAELGARLSALIEPSRTAPGCLSFSLQHSQCDPELWLVSGFWTHQQAMTAYFSTPAMDIFAELVQELVVNSLDFHTFKDVSAAQAQWQSRSRVHKLAG
- a CDS encoding flavin reductase family protein yields the protein MPDDIHYYEPANGHGLPHDPFNAIVGPRPIGWISSQDADGRLNLAPYSFFNAFNYIPPIIGFSSVGRKDSLNNIEQTGEFAWNLATRPLAEQMNQSCAMVGPEVNEFELSGLTPVASKIIQVPRVAESPVSFECKVTQIIQLQRADGNVVPSWLILGEVVAVHIAKWLLKDGVYDTAAAEPILRGGGPADYFQLGPEALFKMFRPGAVR